The genomic interval CCCGGCGTTCTCCGGTGACGCCGGGCTCGACGAGCTGTTCGCCACCAGCGACGCCGTCGCCTTCGCGCTGCCGCCGGACGTGCAGGCCCCGCTGGCCGCCCGCGCCGCCGCGGCCGGCTGCCACCTGATCCTGGACAAGCCGGTCGCCACCACGGTCGCCGGTGCGCGCGAGGTCGCCGAGGCCGCCGAGCAGGCCCGGGTCGCCTCCGTCGTGTTCTGCACGCTCAGGTTCGCCCCGCGGCCCGCCGCCTGGATCGCCGAACAGGCCGCCACGGGCGACTGGTTCACCGCCCGCGCCGAGTGGATCGCCGCGCTCTGGGCCCCCGGCACCGACAGCGACTACGCCGCGTCCCCCTGGCGCCGGGAGCGCGGCGGCCTCTGGGACGTCGGCCCGCACGCCCTCTCGGTCCTGCTCCCGGTCCTGGGCGACGTCACCGAGCTGACCGCCGCCCGCGGCCCCGCCGACGCCCACCACCTGATCCTGCGCCACACCTCGGGGGCGTCCAGCACGGTCACCCTGACCCTCGGCGCGCCGGTGGCCGCCGCCGGGGTCGAGGTCGTCCTCCGGGGCGAGCACGGTGTGGCCGAACTGCCCAGGTGGGACGGGGCGGTGGACGCCTTCGCAGCGGCGGTGGACGCGCTGGTCACCTCGGTGCGCACGGGCGAGGCCCACCCCTGCGACGTACGGTTCGGGCTCCGGCTGACGGAACTCCTGGCGGAGGCGGAGGCCCAGGTCCACGGCGCCTGACGGCCGGGCGGGGCGGGGTCAACGACCGGCCCCCGCCCCACCGGTGGCCCCCGCCCCACCGGTGGCCCCCGCGCCGCCGCCCTCCTCCGACACCGCCGCCAGGAACCCGCCCAGGAACCGCCGCACCGCCGCGACCTCCGCCGCGTCGAACTCCCGCAGCAGCGCCACCGCGCTCCCGATCGCCGGGCCGAACGCCGCCCAGCCCAGCTCCACCGCCTGCGGCGTCACCCGCAGCAGCACCCGCCGCCGGTCCCGCTCGTCCCGCGTCCGCGTCAGATGCCCCAGCCGTTCCAGCCGGTCGATGAGCGACGTGGTGCCCGCCGAGTTGAGCCCCAGCTCCGCCCCCAGCCGCCCGGCGGTGACCCCGGACCCCTCGCGCTCCGCGTCGAGCAGGCACACCAGAGCCCGTACATCCGTCGGATGCATCCCGTTCCGGGCCGCGAACTCCGCCTGCCGCAGCGCGAATTCGGCCGTCACCTTCCGCAGCAGATGGACGATCTCCAACTCCGGCCCCTGCTCACTCATCCCCGGCACCTCCCGCTATTGTCTCGCTCAGCGAGATAATATCCAGGCGTACGGAGTCCAGGGAGCACCCATGACACCCACCCCGCCCACGACGAGCGCCGACGCGGCCTTCCTCACCGCCTACGACGACACCGTCGCCGCCACCTGGCCGCCCGGCACCACGCCGACCACGGTCCCCACCCCCTACGGCACCACCCACCTCAACAGCTACGGCCCAGAGGACGCCCCGCCCCTGCTGCTCCTGCCCGGCGGCGGCGCGACCTCCACCGCCTGGTACGCCCAGGCCGCCGCCCTCGGCCGCACCCACCGCGTCCACGCCGCCGACCTCATCGGCGAACCGGGCCGCAGCACCGCGGGGGAGCGCCCCATCCGCAGCGTCGAAGACCTCCGCGGCTGGCTCGACGCCCTGCTCGACGGCCTCGGCGCCACCGGACCGGTCGCCCTCGCCGGCCACTCGTACGGCGGCTGGATCGCCCTCCACTACGCCCTGCACGCGCCCGACCGGCTCCGGAAGCTGATCCTCCTCGACCCCACCAACTGCTTCGGCGGCTTCCGCCCGGGCTACCTGCTCCGCGCCCTGCCGATGCTGCTCCGCCCGAACGCCGCCCGCGTCCGCGCCTTCCTGGCCTGGGAGACCGGCGGCGCCGCGCTCGACCCGCACTGGCTGCGGCTGCGGGAGGCGGCGGCCGGCTTCCCCGCGGTCCGCCCGGTCACCGGCCCCCGCCCCGAGCCGGAGGCCCTGCGCGCCCTCGCCGTACCGACGCTGATCCTGCTGGCCGGCGACAGCCGCGCCCACGACGCCGACAAGGTGGCCGCCGCCGCGCACCGGCTCCTGCCGGCGGCGGAGACGGCCGTCCTTTCGGACGTCTCCCACCACGCGCTGCCCCTGCACGCCCCGACGGCCCCGGAACTCAACCGCAGGATGGGCGAGTTCCTCGCCTAGGGCCTACGCCCCAGCGCGTCCCGGACCGCCTCCTCCGTGCGGCCCACGACCGCCGAGCCGTCCTCCGCCGTGATGATCGGCCGCTGGATCAGCTTCGGGTGCTCGGCGAGCGCGGTGATCCAGCGCTCCCGGGCATCCGCCGCACGCGGCCAGTCCTTCAGGCCCAGCTCCTTCGCGTCCGCCTCCTGGGTCCGCGTGATGTCCCACGGTTCGAGGCCGAGCCGGTCGAGCACCGCCCGGATCTCGTCCGGCGACGGCACGTCCTCCAGGTAGCGGCGGACCGTGTAGTCGGCCCCTTCGGCGTCGAGCAGTTGCACCGCGCTGCGGCACTTGGAACACGCGGGATTGATCCAGATCTCCATGGGGCCAAAGGTACGGGACGGGCCTCCCAGGAGAGGCCGAAAACCCCTCTGGCCAGGGGCGATTGTCAGTGCGGGCCGGTAGAATGGGAGGCAGTTCGGGAGGGTTCCCGAAGCGTTCCGCCACCGTGCCAGGAGGTTGCCCATGGCCGTTGCCGCAGTCACGACCAAGCCGCTCGACAAGCCCCTGCACCAGCCCCTGACCAAGAAGCCGCTCCCCGCCGGCCGCCCCCGTGAGTGGTACGTCTCCCACAACCGCCGGCTGAAGGCGATGCGCCTCGCCATCGCCCTGCTCGACACCGGCGTCTACCTCCCGTCCAGCGCGAACAACGCCCGCATACGCACGACCGCGGCGCGCCTCGGCATCCACCCGCCGTCCGACATCACCTGCCGCATGGTCCGCGCGCTGATCCGCTACGGCCGCTGACCGACGCAGGCCGACCGACGCGGGGCGGGCCCCGGAAGCCTTCCGGGGCCCGCCCTCTCAGTACCCGTCGCAGCGCGCCGTCGCGTACGCACCCGAGGCCGAGTCCGTACGCCGCGTGCCGTCGTCCACCGTCACCGCGCACGACACGTCACCGCCGCCCCGGCCCACGCTCACCACGAACGAGCCGCCGCTCATGAAGCCCTTCGAGTCCAGCTCCCCGGCCCACGGCAGCGACCGCAGCGCCAGCCGCCCGGTCGACAGCTCCTCGCCCCGCCAGGTGCTGTAGGTCAGCACCACATCGCGCGCGGTCCCCGTCACCTCGTACCGGATGTGCACCTTCCGCGAGCCCTCCGAGCGCAGCACGTCCGACAGCACCGCCATGACCGCCCCCGCGGCGAGGGCCAGCACCACGGCGACCAGCAGCAGCACCCACGGCCACATCCGCCGCCGCGGAGGCGGCGGGACCGGACCGCCGGGAGGAGCCTGCTCACTCATCCCCCCAGCCTCCGCGCTACGGCCCCGCACCGCGACCCCTCGGCGTCCGTCCGGCTGCCCGGCTACGGATACGGCCGGGTGTGTACAGTTGTCTGGCGCCCGAGGACGCGCGCGTACGCGTGTGCAGGTTCCACGCCCGGCCACCGCGGACCCCGGTGGAAGCCCTCCCGACCGACAGGTACGCCTTCTTGTCCTCCTCCACCGCGCCCGCGTCCCCGTTCCGCCTGCGGACCCTCAAGCCCGACTGGATCTCCGACCCCAAGGTGTGGCGTACGGAGGTGCTCGCCGGACTCGTCGTCGCGCTGGCCCTCATCCCCGAGGCGATCTCGTTCTCGATCATCGCCGGGGTGGACCCCGCGATCGGGCTCTTCGCCTCCTTCACGATGGCGGTCACGATCTCGATCGTCGGCGGACGCCGCGCGATGATCTCCGCCGCGACGGGCGCGGTCGCCCTGGTGATCGCCCCGGTCAACCGCGAGCACGGCTTCGGCTACCTGGTCGCCACCGTGATCCTGGCGGGCCTCTTCCAGATCGCGCTGGGCGCCCTGGGCGTCGCCAAGCTGATGCGGTTCGTGCCGCGCTCCGTGATGACCGGCTTCGTCAACGCCCTGGCGATGCTGATCTTCATGGCCCAGGTGCCCGAGATGCACGACGTGCCGTGGCCGGTCTACCCGCTGATCGCCGGGGGCCTGCTGCTGATGGTGTTCTTCCCGAAGGTCACCCGGGTGATCCCGGCGCCCCTGGTCTCCATCGTCGTCCTCACCACGATCACCCTGGCGGCGGGAATCGCGGTCCCGGCCGTCGGCGACAAGGGCGACCTGCCCTCCTCGCTCCCCGTGCCCGGCCTGCCCGACGTGCCATTCACCTTGGACACGTTGACGACCATCGCCCCCTACGCCCTGGCGATGGCGCTGGTCGGCCTCATGGAATCCCTCATGACCGCGCAGCTGGTCGACGACATCACGGACACCCGCTCCAACAAGACCCGCGAGTCGGTCGGCCAGGGCGTCGCCAACATCGTCACCGGCTTCTTCGGCGGCATGGGCGGCTGCGCCATGATCGGCCAGACGATGATCAACGTCCGCGTCTCCGGAGCCCGCACCCGCCTCTCCACGTTCCTCGCGGGCTCGTTCCTGATGGTCCTCTGCATCGTCTTCGGCCCGATCGTCTCCGACATCCCGATGGCGGCGCTGGTCGCGGTGATGGTGATGGTCTCCTTCGCCACGTTCGACTGGCACTCCATCGCCCCGAAGACCCTGCGCCGCATGCCGGTGGGCGAGACCGCGGTCATGGTCATCACGGTCGCCATCGTCGTCGCCACGTCCAACCTGGCGATCGGCGTGGTCGTCGGCTCGGTCACCGCGATGGTGATCTTCGCCCGCCGCGTCGCGCACCTGGCCGACGTCACCGCGGTCGTGGACCCGGACGGCAGCCAGGTCGTCTACTCCGTCACCGGCGAACTCTTCTTCGCCTCCTCCAACGACCTGGTCACCCGCTTCGCGTACGCCACCGACCCCGACAGGATCGTCATCGACCTCACGGCCACCCACATCTGGGACGCCTCGTCGGTCGCGGCCCTGGACGCGATCGAAACGAAGTACGCCGCGCGCGGCAAGACGGTCGAGATCGTGGGCCTGAACCAGCCGAGCGCGACCCTGCACCGCACCCTGAGCGGCGAACTGACGGGCGGGCACTGAGCGGGCTCCAGCAACTCCGCCACGGCCGCGCGGATACGGGCCGACGGCTCATGGCGCCCCGCACCGCGCACCGCGCCGGGGTGCTTGCCCCCACCGTGCCCCAGCGACCCCAGGATCGCGCCCATCCCGGACCTGTGCGCCTGAAGCGCCTCGGCGCCTCCACCAGCCGCTCGGGCAGCGCTTGGGCCAGGTCGACCGCGTCGAGCGCTCACGGATCGCGTGCGCGGGCGAGAGCGCCGCGGCACGGGAGATCTTCGCGGTGGTGACAGCGGAGCCGTACTCGGCGATCAGCGGGGGAAAGGCGAAGAGCCCTGCCGCTCTCCGAAGGGAGTGGCAGGGCTCTTGCTCTGACGAAGCCGCGATTTACAGGTCGAAATAAAGCTCGAACTCGTGCGGGTGCGGGCGCAGCTGGATCGGGGCGATCTCGTGCGTGCGCTTGTAGTCGATCCACGTCTCGATCAGGTCGGACGTGAAGACGCCGCCGGCCTGGAGGTACTCGTTGTCCGCCTCGAGGGCGTCCAGGACGGCCGGGAGGGACGTCGGGACCTGCTGGACGTTGGCGTGCTCCTCGGGGGCCAGCTCGTACAGGTCCTTGTCGATCGGCTCGGCCGGCTCGATCTTGTTCTTGATGCCGTCCAGGCCGGCCATCAGGAGCGCCGAGAAGGCCAGGTACGGGTTGGACGACGGGTCCGGGGCGCGGAACTCGACGCGCTTCGCCTTCGGGTTGGAGCCCGTGATCGGGATGCGCATCGCGGCGGAGCGGTTGCGCTGCGAGTACACCATGTTGACCGGGGCCTCGAAGCCGGGCACCAGGCGGTGGTAGGAGTTCACCGTCGGGTTGGTGAAGGCCAGCAGCGACGGGGCGTGCTTGAGGATGCCGCCGATGTAGTAGCGGGCGGTGTCCGAGAGGCCCGCGTAGCCCTGCTCGTCGTAGAACAGCGGGTCGCCGCCGGACCACAGGGACTGGTGGACGTGCATGCCCGAGCCGTTGTCGCCGAAGATCGGCTTCGGCATGAAGGTCGCGGTCTTGCCGTTGCGCCAGGCGACGTTCTTCACGATGTACTTGAAGAGCATCAGGTCGTCGGCCGCGGCGAGCAGCGTGTTGAACTTGTAGTTGATCTCCGCCTGGCCGCCGGTGCCGACCTCGTGGTGCTGGCGCTCGATCTCCAGGCCGCTCTTCTGCAGCTCCAGGGACATCTCGGCGCGCAGGTCCGCGTGGTGGTCGACCGGGGAGACCGGGAAGTAGCCGCCCTTGTAGCGGACCTTGTAACCGCGGTTGTTCTCGACCGCACCGGTGTTCCAGGCGGCGGCCTCGGAGTCGATGTGGTAGAAGCTCTCGTTCGCCGACGTCTGGAAGCGGACGTTGTCGAAGACGTAGAACTCGGCCTCGGGACCGAAGTACGCGGTGTCGGCGATGCCGGTGGAGGCGAGGTACGCCTCCGCCTTCTTGGCCACGTTGCGCGGGTCACGGCTGTACTGCTCGCCGGTGATCGGGTCGTGGATGAAGAAGTTGATGTTGACGGTCTTGTCGCGGCGGAAGGGGTCGACGCGGGCGGTCGACAGGTCCGCGCGGAGCGACATGTCGGACTCGTGGATGGCCTGGAAGCCGCGGATCGACGAGCCGTCGAAGGCAAGCTCGTCGGCCGGGTTGAAGGTCGCCGCCGGCACGGTGACGTGCTGCATCACACCGGGCAGGTCGCAGAACCGGACATCGATGAACTTGACGTCGTTGTCGGCGATGAACTTCTTCGCGTCGTCGGCGTTCTGGAACATCCAACTCCTCCTACTCCCGGCCCGGGAGGGACGGGGTTGCAGCTCGTTGTGTGACCAGTGCGGTGGCACACGCTGGACCCGACCATAGGCAGACCGGATTTCTCAAGCATGACCCATTTGTTTCGCCGAAGTTAACCGGCGCGGCTGCGAGGAGCGGTCGTACGGGCCCCGGACCGCCCCTTTGGCCTGGCCTTACGGGCCTCACGGCCGTATCGGAAGGGCGTCCGAGGAGTGGGACGACGCGTGGGACGGCACCCGCGGGGGAAGGCGCGCGGCCGGGCGCAGTACCGTGGTCGGGTGGACAATAGGCAAGCAATCGGATCGTGGCTCTCCGGGCCGCGTGCGGCCGCCGAGGACATGGGCGCCGACTTCGGCTACCGGGGCAAGCGGCTCGGCCTCCCCGAGCAGGGTCCCGGGGCCATCGCCCCGCTGGGCCGGCGCTTCGGGGCCCTCTTCATCGACTGGGCCCTGTGCATGCTGATCGCATACGGGCTGTTCGCTCGCGGTGACCAGCAGGCGTCCGGCAACTGGGCGCTCGGCATCTTCCTCGTCATGAGCGTGCTCACCGTCGGCACGATCGGCTGCACCCCCGGGAAGCGCCTCATGGGCACCCGGGTCGTCGCCGAGGACGGCGGCCGCCTCGGCCTCGTCCGGGTCCTCGTCCGCAGCGTCCTGCTCTGCCTGGCGATCCCGGCCCTCGTCTGGGACCGCGACGGCCGCGGCCTCCACGACCGCCTGGCCCGCGCGGTCCAGATCCGCGTCTGAGCCGCGGAGAACGCAAAGCAGAGAACGCAAAGCAGAGAACGTGAAGAGGGCGGGCCGATCACGGCCCGCCCTCTTCACAATTCCGTACGCGTCGTCAGCGCATCTTGCCGCCGCGCGGCATCCGCATGCCCTTCGGCATGGGCCCCTTCGGGAGCGGCATGTTGCTCATCAGGTCGCCCATCGCGCGGAGCCGGTCGTTGGCGGCCGTCACCTGGGGGCCGGTCAGGACGCGGGGCATCTTCAGCATCTTGGTGCGGACCTTCTTCAGGGGCACCTGTCCCTCGCCGTTGCCGACGATGATGTCGTGGACGGGGACGTCCACCACGATGCGGGCCATCTTCTTCTTCTCGGCCGCGAGCAGGCTCTTCACCCGGTTCGGGTTGCCCTCGGCGACCAGCACGATGCCCGCCTTGCCGACGGCGCGGTGCACGACGTCCTGGCTGCGGTTCATCGCGACCGCCGGGGTCGTCGTCCAGCCCCGGCCCACACGGTCCAGGACCGCCGCCGCAGCGCCCGGCTGGCCCTCCATCTGCCCGAAGGCGGCCCGCTCGGCGCGGCGTCCGAAGACGATCGCCATCGCGAGGAGCGCGAGCACGAAGCCCAGGATGCCCAAGTAGATCGGGTGATCGATCAGGAAACCGATCGCGAGGATGACACCGAAGGTGACGATTCCCACACCCGCGACCACAAGACCGATCTTGGAGTCGGTCCGCTTGGTCATCTTGTAGGTCAGAGCGATCTGCTTGAGCCGCCCCGCGTTCTCGGCGCTGTCCGCGCCTTCAGTGGTGTTTGCCTTCCTCGCCATGCAATGAAGTTTACGTGGCCTTCGAACGACGGGCGGCCACGGCCTCCCGTTCCGGCACGTAGCCGGACGCGGCCCGGTCCTTCGCCCGGCGGCGGTCCTCCAGGACGGCCGTCCAGGCGTTGCGGCGGGCGGTGCGCTGGCCGCCGCTGAGCAGCAGCGACTCCACGGCGCGGAGGGTGTTGGTGACGGTCGGGATGACGGTGGCGCGTACCGGCGCGGCCTGCATCGTGGCAAGTCCCCTCGGAAACGATGTACGTGTGCTGCGCGGACTGGAGACGGGTGGCGGTTCTGTCACCGCACCGCTCGTGTATCCAGGGTCACCGTTCGGTGTTACCAGCGCGTGACCGGTCGGTCAAACACCAATGAAACCTTGATACGGGCCCCGCGCACGCCGACGCGGTCCGTCCGCGCCCCGGGCCTCTCGGACCTGCGGGGACGGGACGGACCGCGTCGGGCGGGATACGGATTACGCGGACGGCACCGGGGCCTCGGCCTCGCGCCGGTCCATCGCCTGCTGGAAGAGACGGCCCGCGCGGTACGAGGAGCGGACGAGCGGTCCGGACATGACGCCGGAGTACCCGATGGCGTCGGCCTCGTCCTTCAGCTCCACGAACTCGTGCGGCTTCACCCAGCGCTCGACGGGGTGGTGGCGCACCGACGGCCGCAGGTACTGCGTGATCGTGATGAGCTCGCAGCCCGCGTCGTACAGGTCCTGGAGCGCCTCGCTGACCTCTTCGCGGGTCTCGCCCATCCCGAGGATCAGGTTGGACTTGGTGACCAGGCCGGCCTCGCGGGCGCGGGTGATGACCTCCAGGGACCGCTCGTAGCGGAAGCCCGGGCGGATGCGCTTGAAGATGCGCGGCACCGTCTCCACGTTGTGCGCGAGCACCTCGGGGCGCGAGGAGAAGACCTCCGCGAGCTGGGCGGGCTCGGCGTTGAAGTCGGGGATCAGCAGCTCGACCTTGGTGCGGCCGGCCTCCCGGTCCGCCGTCTGCGCGTGGATCTGGCGCACGGTCTCCGCGTACAGCCAGGCACCGCCGTCCTCCAGGTCGTCGCGGGCGACGCCGGTGATGGTGGCGTAGTTCAGGTCCATCGTGACGACGGACTCGCCGACGCGGCGGGGTTCGTCCCGGTCCAGCGCCTGCGGCTTGCCCGTGTCGATCTGGCAGAAGTCACAGCGCCGGGTGCACTGGTCACCGCCGATGAGGAACGTGGCCTCGCGGTCCTCCCAGCACTCGAAGATGTTGGGGCAGCCGGCCTCCTGGCACACCGTGTGCAGACCCTCGCTCTTGACGAGTTTCTGCAGCTGGTTGTACTCGGGGCCCATCTTCGCCCGGGTCTTGATCCACTCGGGCTTGCGCTCGATGGGGGTCTGGCTGTTCCGGACCTCAAGGCGCAGCATCTTGCGCCCGTCGGGTGCGACAGACACTCCGGCACTCCCCTTTGCTTTCACTGCATTGGATTCTTCGGCGAACACCAGGGTACGCCCGTAGTTCATTCGGTTGTACGTCTGCCCAACCTGGGGCAGGCGGGGCCTATTCCCGGAACCGCGTTCCGTGGGTCACGCCGTGGCCATGGCGTCGCCGGTGCGCTCGATCGTACGGGGGGCGAGCTCGGCGTTCTCCAGGATGTCCCGGAGGTGCTTCTCGACGACGGGCAGGACCTCGTCGATCGTGATCTCGCGGCCCAGCTCGTAGCTGAGCGAGGTGACACCGGCGTCCCGGATGCCGCAGGGCACGATGCGGTCGAACCAGGTGTTGTCCGGGTTCACGTTGAGCGCGAAGCCGTGCATCGTGACGCCCTTGGCGACCCGGATGCCGATCGCGGCGAGCTTGCGGTCCTCGCGGCGCTGCCCGGCGTTGGACGGGGCGTACTCCGGACCGTTGAGCCGGGGGTCGAACTCCTCGTCCGCCAGGCGCGGGTCGAAGTCGAGCGTGAGGCCGCCGAGCGCGGGGCGCTGCTCGACCGGGTCGCCCAGGACCCAGACGCCGCTGCGGCCCTCGACCCGGCTGGTCACGACGCCGAACTCGGCGGCGGTGCGGATCAGCGCCTCCTCCAGGCGGCGCACATGGGCGACGACGTCCACGGGGCGCGGGAGCTTCTGGATCGGGTAGCCGACGAGCTGGCCGGGGCCGTGCCAGGTGATCTTGCCGCCGCGGTCCACGTCGATGACGGGGGTGCCGTCGAGGGGGCGCTCGCTGTCCGCCGTGCGCCTGCCCGCGGTGTAGACGGGCGGGTGTTCCAGGAGCAGGCAGGTGTCCGGAACGGTGTCCTCGAACCGTGCCGCGTGCACCTCGCGCTGCTTCTGCCACGCCTCCTGGTAGTCGACGGCGTTCTCGCCGAATCCCATACGGACGAACCGGAGCTCACTCACGGCGGCAGCCTCTCTCCTCGCGGTGCCGGGGCCGGGGGTTTCCCGGAACCACGTCACCCTGCACGAATCGCGCCCCAGTCACTGTACGACCGGCGTCGGCGCATGGGCCGGGCAGGTCTTCCCGTCAGCGCCGTCCACAATCCTCACACGATCGGATGAATGTGGAGCGAAGGGTCCTGGGGCCGCCCCGCCGCCAGTTAAATTCGCGCCGTTCGTCAGAGGGCTGCCCGGCCCGGAAGGCAGGAGACCCTAGAGCTGATGTCGGAACGACCTGCGCAGCGCACGCCCAACCGCCGGCTCGCCTCGCTCATCACCGAGGCCGGGTTCTCCAACGCCGGCCTCGCCCGCCGGGTGGACCAGCTCGGCCTCGAACACGGACTCGACCTGAGGTACGACAAGACCTCCGTGACCCGCTGGCTGCGCGGCCAGCAGCCCCGGGGCACCACCCCCGCGCTCATCGCCGAGGTCTTCACCCGGCGCCTCGGCCGCCGGCTCTCCGCGCAGGACCTCGGCCTCGACGCCTGCGCCCCGGTCTACGCCGGCCTGGAGTTCGCCGCCACCCCCGCCGAGGCGGTCGACATCGTCAGCGGGCTCTGGCGCAAGGACTCCGGCAGCCACACCGAGCTGCGGAAGATCGCCTTCACCCCGGCCGGTCTCGTCGTGCCCAGCCGGGACTGGCTGATCGGGCGGGCCGACGAGTGGGTCGGCCGGCCGGCGCCCAGCAGGGCCGGGGCCTCGCGGCCGGTTGGCGCCCAGCTCCCCGCCGCCGGAGCCCTGACCGCCGTGCCCGAGCAGGGCGGGCGGCACAGCGTGCGCGGACCGGTGCCCTCGCGGCCCGGCGGGACACCGGCACCGCCCGGCGGCGCGACGGGCGGCCCCGGCGTGCCCCGGCAGCGGCAGACCGAGCGGGGCTCGGGGCTCCGGGTCGGCGAGGGGGACGTGGCCGCCCTGCGCTCGGTGGCCGAGCTCTTCCGTACGCTCGACCACGCCTACGGCGGCGGGCACGCCCGACAGGCCCTCGTGCGGTATCTGGAGCACGAGACGGAGCCGATGCTGCGCGGCACCTACGGCGAGGCGACCGGACGGCGGCTCTTCGCGGCCGCCGCCGACCTGACCAGGCTGGCCGGCTGGACCTCGTACGACATCGCGGCGCACGGGCTCGCCCAGCGCTACTTCGTCCAGGCGCTCCGCCTCTCCCAGGCGGCCGGCGACCGGGCCTACGGCAGCTATGTGCTGATCACCATGAGCCGCCAGGCGGTCTATCTCGCCCACGGCCGGGAAGCGGTCCAGCTCGCCCGCGTCGCCCAGCAGGGCGTCGGCTCGGCCGCGCCCCACACCGTCATGGCCCTGCTGCACGCGGTGGAGGCGCGCGGCCACGCGGTGCTCGGGGACTCCAAGGCGTG from Streptomyces drozdowiczii carries:
- a CDS encoding SCO2195 family GlnR-regulated protein, translated to MQAAPVRATVIPTVTNTLRAVESLLLSGGQRTARRNAWTAVLEDRRRAKDRAASGYVPEREAVAARRSKAT
- a CDS encoding SulP family inorganic anion transporter, with amino-acid sequence MSSSTAPASPFRLRTLKPDWISDPKVWRTEVLAGLVVALALIPEAISFSIIAGVDPAIGLFASFTMAVTISIVGGRRAMISAATGAVALVIAPVNREHGFGYLVATVILAGLFQIALGALGVAKLMRFVPRSVMTGFVNALAMLIFMAQVPEMHDVPWPVYPLIAGGLLLMVFFPKVTRVIPAPLVSIVVLTTITLAAGIAVPAVGDKGDLPSSLPVPGLPDVPFTLDTLTTIAPYALAMALVGLMESLMTAQLVDDITDTRSNKTRESVGQGVANIVTGFFGGMGGCAMIGQTMINVRVSGARTRLSTFLAGSFLMVLCIVFGPIVSDIPMAALVAVMVMVSFATFDWHSIAPKTLRRMPVGETAVMVITVAIVVATSNLAIGVVVGSVTAMVIFARRVAHLADVTAVVDPDGSQVVYSVTGELFFASSNDLVTRFAYATDPDRIVIDLTATHIWDASSVAALDAIETKYAARGKTVEIVGLNQPSATLHRTLSGELTGGH
- a CDS encoding alpha/beta fold hydrolase; amino-acid sequence: MTPTPPTTSADAAFLTAYDDTVAATWPPGTTPTTVPTPYGTTHLNSYGPEDAPPLLLLPGGGATSTAWYAQAAALGRTHRVHAADLIGEPGRSTAGERPIRSVEDLRGWLDALLDGLGATGPVALAGHSYGGWIALHYALHAPDRLRKLILLDPTNCFGGFRPGYLLRALPMLLRPNAARVRAFLAWETGGAALDPHWLRLREAAAGFPAVRPVTGPRPEPEALRALAVPTLILLAGDSRAHDADKVAAAAHRLLPAAETAVLSDVSHHALPLHAPTAPELNRRMGEFLA
- a CDS encoding Gfo/Idh/MocA family protein is translated as MTTLETPLRIGLAGTGPWARNTQAPALAAHPGVVLSGVWGRRAEAAGELAAAHGAPAFSGDAGLDELFATSDAVAFALPPDVQAPLAARAAAAGCHLILDKPVATTVAGAREVAEAAEQARVASVVFCTLRFAPRPAAWIAEQAATGDWFTARAEWIAALWAPGTDSDYAASPWRRERGGLWDVGPHALSVLLPVLGDVTELTAARGPADAHHLILRHTSGASSTVTLTLGAPVAAAGVEVVLRGEHGVAELPRWDGAVDAFAAAVDALVTSVRTGEAHPCDVRFGLRLTELLAEAEAQVHGA
- a CDS encoding MarR family transcriptional regulator, which encodes MSEQGPELEIVHLLRKVTAEFALRQAEFAARNGMHPTDVRALVCLLDAEREGSGVTAGRLGAELGLNSAGTTSLIDRLERLGHLTRTRDERDRRRVLLRVTPQAVELGWAAFGPAIGSAVALLREFDAAEVAAVRRFLGGFLAAVSEEGGGAGATGGAGATGGAGAGR
- the lipA gene encoding lipoyl synthase, which encodes MLRLEVRNSQTPIERKPEWIKTRAKMGPEYNQLQKLVKSEGLHTVCQEAGCPNIFECWEDREATFLIGGDQCTRRCDFCQIDTGKPQALDRDEPRRVGESVVTMDLNYATITGVARDDLEDGGAWLYAETVRQIHAQTADREAGRTKVELLIPDFNAEPAQLAEVFSSRPEVLAHNVETVPRIFKRIRPGFRYERSLEVITRAREAGLVTKSNLILGMGETREEVSEALQDLYDAGCELITITQYLRPSVRHHPVERWVKPHEFVELKDEADAIGYSGVMSGPLVRSSYRAGRLFQQAMDRREAEAPVPSA
- the glnA gene encoding type I glutamate--ammonia ligase; translated protein: MFQNADDAKKFIADNDVKFIDVRFCDLPGVMQHVTVPAATFNPADELAFDGSSIRGFQAIHESDMSLRADLSTARVDPFRRDKTVNINFFIHDPITGEQYSRDPRNVAKKAEAYLASTGIADTAYFGPEAEFYVFDNVRFQTSANESFYHIDSEAAAWNTGAVENNRGYKVRYKGGYFPVSPVDHHADLRAEMSLELQKSGLEIERQHHEVGTGGQAEINYKFNTLLAAADDLMLFKYIVKNVAWRNGKTATFMPKPIFGDNGSGMHVHQSLWSGGDPLFYDEQGYAGLSDTARYYIGGILKHAPSLLAFTNPTVNSYHRLVPGFEAPVNMVYSQRNRSAAMRIPITGSNPKAKRVEFRAPDPSSNPYLAFSALLMAGLDGIKNKIEPAEPIDKDLYELAPEEHANVQQVPTSLPAVLDALEADNEYLQAGGVFTSDLIETWIDYKRTHEIAPIQLRPHPHEFELYFDL
- the lipB gene encoding lipoyl(octanoyl) transferase LipB, whose amino-acid sequence is MSELRFVRMGFGENAVDYQEAWQKQREVHAARFEDTVPDTCLLLEHPPVYTAGRRTADSERPLDGTPVIDVDRGGKITWHGPGQLVGYPIQKLPRPVDVVAHVRRLEEALIRTAAEFGVVTSRVEGRSGVWVLGDPVEQRPALGGLTLDFDPRLADEEFDPRLNGPEYAPSNAGQRREDRKLAAIGIRVAKGVTMHGFALNVNPDNTWFDRIVPCGIRDAGVTSLSYELGREITIDEVLPVVEKHLRDILENAELAPRTIERTGDAMATA
- a CDS encoding arsenate reductase family protein, with amino-acid sequence MEIWINPACSKCRSAVQLLDAEGADYTVRRYLEDVPSPDEIRAVLDRLGLEPWDITRTQEADAKELGLKDWPRAADARERWITALAEHPKLIQRPIITAEDGSAVVGRTEEAVRDALGRRP
- a CDS encoding DUF4191 domain-containing protein, with the translated sequence MARKANTTEGADSAENAGRLKQIALTYKMTKRTDSKIGLVVAGVGIVTFGVILAIGFLIDHPIYLGILGFVLALLAMAIVFGRRAERAAFGQMEGQPGAAAAVLDRVGRGWTTTPAVAMNRSQDVVHRAVGKAGIVLVAEGNPNRVKSLLAAEKKKMARIVVDVPVHDIIVGNGEGQVPLKKVRTKMLKMPRVLTGPQVTAANDRLRAMGDLMSNMPLPKGPMPKGMRMPRGGKMR
- a CDS encoding RDD family protein is translated as MDNRQAIGSWLSGPRAAAEDMGADFGYRGKRLGLPEQGPGAIAPLGRRFGALFIDWALCMLIAYGLFARGDQQASGNWALGIFLVMSVLTVGTIGCTPGKRLMGTRVVAEDGGRLGLVRVLVRSVLLCLAIPALVWDRDGRGLHDRLARAVQIRV